A part of Melittangium boletus DSM 14713 genomic DNA contains:
- a CDS encoding helix-turn-helix domain-containing protein, translated as MLRRENEPIALPPEKLPIAQRILRQLELATDGQGTKRQAPLLVLPNGDQVELPEEAAALLRDLFAALVDGEAVSVVPLHRELSTQEAADLLNISRQGLVNLLEAGKLPFYKPHKHRRIRAADLLRYKQRRDEERAEALRELTQLSEEAGDYFGEP; from the coding sequence ATGCTTCGCCGCGAGAATGAACCCATTGCACTTCCCCCCGAGAAGCTCCCAATCGCCCAGCGCATCCTCCGGCAGCTTGAGCTGGCGACCGATGGCCAGGGCACTAAGCGCCAGGCGCCCCTTCTCGTCCTGCCGAACGGCGACCAAGTGGAGTTGCCGGAAGAGGCGGCCGCGCTGCTGCGAGACCTTTTCGCGGCCCTTGTTGACGGCGAGGCCGTCAGCGTCGTGCCTCTACACCGAGAACTCAGCACACAGGAGGCGGCCGACCTCCTCAACATCTCGCGCCAGGGCCTCGTCAACCTGCTTGAGGCTGGGAAGCTGCCTTTCTACAAGCCCCACAAGCATCGGCGCATTCGAGCCGCGGACCTGCTGCGCTATAAGCAGCGGAGAGATGAAGAGCGTGCAGAGGCGCTGCGCGAACTCACTCAGCTCAGCGAAGAGGCCGGTGACTACTTCGGCGAGCCCTGA
- a CDS encoding PIN domain-containing protein, with protein sequence MFPAIFSVFLDANVLFPMAVRDTLLRAAEAGLVQPYWSARVLEEMRRNLVTQGRCSEQKAEKLVAIINRVFPDSTVIGYEHLEPAMKNDPGDRHVVAAALMAHAQVIVTNNLKHFRKEDLPPSMKAQSADDFLQHLFDLSPRKMLEVLRKQAADKQKPRCTLEELLDGLARSVPGFVKDVRDYLALRDAEPSGSA encoded by the coding sequence GTGTTCCCAGCCATCTTTAGCGTATTCCTCGACGCCAACGTCCTCTTCCCGATGGCTGTCAGGGACACGCTCTTGAGGGCTGCTGAAGCAGGCCTCGTCCAGCCCTATTGGAGCGCCCGGGTTCTTGAGGAGATGCGGCGTAACCTTGTGACGCAGGGCCGGTGCTCGGAGCAGAAGGCAGAGAAGCTGGTCGCCATCATCAATCGTGTGTTTCCGGACTCGACCGTCATTGGCTACGAGCACTTGGAGCCCGCGATGAAGAACGACCCGGGCGACCGACACGTGGTAGCGGCCGCTCTCATGGCCCATGCACAGGTCATCGTCACCAACAACTTGAAGCACTTCCGCAAGGAGGACCTGCCGCCTTCCATGAAGGCCCAATCCGCAGACGATTTCTTGCAGCACCTCTTCGATCTTTCGCCACGCAAGATGCTGGAAGTACTCCGCAAGCAGGCTGCCGACAAGCAGAAGCCGCGGTGCACGCTTGAGGAACTGCTCGACGGTCTGGCCAGGTCGGTGCCCGGCTTCGTCAAGGATGTTCGCGATTACCTTGCCCTGCGCGATGCGGAGCCCAGCGGCAGCGCCTGA